The DNA segment TACGCCGGACGCGCCGCCCGTGGAGTGGACGGCGACGGACGACGGTTCGTACACCGTGCGGACGCTGCCGGACGACGCCCGCGCCGAACCCGGTACCACCGTGCACCTGGAGGCCCGGGCAGGGGCCGGCGAGTGGCTGGCGCAGGACCGGGTTCTCGCACTGGCGCGGGACTTCGGCTCGCTGCTGCCGTACGACGTCCGGGTCGGCGACGAGGCGGTCACCGACCTGCCCGCGCCCTGGGACCGGCCGTACCCTCCCCCGCCAACCGCAGGGTGGCCCTGGCCCGGCACTGTCACGACCTGTTCGGCTTCACGCCGCTGGACTCGATCGAGCTGGATGTGCCGCTCGCGGGGATCCGTGGCGTGGCGTACGTCCTTCCGTCGGCGGTCAGCCCCGCCCAGCGGGCCGGTCATCGCGTCCATCTCAAGGGCATGCTGCTGACCGAGCGCGCCGAACAGCTGCTGCCCGACTGGGCGTTCTTCGTGCGCTGTGTCCTGGACACCGACAGCCTGCGGCCGACGGCCTCACGCGAGTCGCTGTACGAGGACGAGACGCTGGCGGGCGTACGGGAAGCGCTCGGCGAAAGGATTCGGTCCTGGCTGACGGGGCTGGCGGCCGGTGATCCGGAACGGCTGGCGGCGTTCCTGTCCGTGCACCACCTGGGCGTGAAGTCCCTGGCGCGGCACGACAAGGAGATGCTGCGCACGATGCTGCCGTGGCTGCCCTTCGAGACGACCGACGGGCGGCTGTCCCTGGAGGAGTTCGCGCAGCGGCACCCGGTGGTGCACTTCACGCGGACCGTCGAGGAGTACCGGCAGGTCGCGCCGATCGCGTCCGCGCAGGGCGTCGGGGTGATCAACGGCGGCTACACCTACGACAGCGAGCTGGTCGAGGCGCTGCCGTCGGTGCGGCCGGGGACGGTCGTCGCCGAGCTGGACGCGGACACCGTGACCGCGCATCTGGACTCGGTCGACCCGGCCGAGGAACTGGCTCTCGCGGGCTTCCTGGCGGCCGCGCGGGCGAAGCTCGACCTGCTGGGCTGTGACGTCGTCCTGCGCGCCTTCCATCCGCTGTCCGTGCCCGCGCTGCACCTCGACGACCGGGCTGCCCGGCACGAGCAGGCGCGCGCGGAGGCCGAGGAGCAGGCCGGCGACCTGTGGGCGGGCATCCTGGGCTCGCTGCGCGGCAGCGCGCCACGCGCGCGTCTGGTGCTCAACCACCTCAACCCGCTGATCCGGCGGATCAGTTCGCTGGGCGATCCGGAGCTGATCGGCACCGCCACCGAGTCCCTCTACGGGCAGGCCCTGCTGATGGCACAGCGCCCGCTCAGGCCGGCGGACTCCGCGCTGCTGAACCGGGCCTTCATCGGCCTGCTGGAGTGGGCCACGAACGGCGAGGAGGGCCGCCGATGAGCGACGTCACGGACTTCGACTCGCTGCGCCGGGCGATGGCGGAGAACGCCGAGGAGCCGGAGGGTCCCGCCCGCAACGCGCGCGCGGAGCAGCTGCTCGCCGAGGCCGAGAAGCTGGGCATCCCGCTCGCCGTGATCGAGGCGCTCGGTCACCAGCTGAAGGTCTACAACTACAGCTCCGAGAAGGACAAGATGTTCGTCCCCTTCGCGCGTCTGCTGCGCATGTGGGACGAGCGGCCCGAGGACTTCGACGAGTACGAGACGCACTCGCTGCACTGGGTCTTCAAGTGGATGTCGTCCGGCATGCTCGACCAGCCGCACGTGCCGCTCGCCTCGATCGAGAAGTGGCTCGGCGAGATGGAGCACCGCTACCGGCTCGCCGGGCACTCCGAACGGGCCGTGCGCAGCGCCGAGTTCAGCGTGGCCGCGCATGTCGGGGACGTGGCGCGGGCTGCGCGGGCCTACGGCGCCTGGCTGGCCGCCGACCGGGACAGCATGGCCGACTGCCACGCGTGCGAGCTGCACGGGCAGGGCTGGTGGCAGGCCGAGCAGGGCCGGGACACGGAGGCGCTCGAGCTGTGGGCGCCGGTCCTGGAGGGCGAGTACGCCTGCGCCCACGAGCCGCACACGGTCCTCGCGTCCTCCCTGGCGCCCCTGCTGCGCCTGGGCCACGTGGACGAGGCCCGCGCCAACCATCTGCGGGGCTTCAGGCTCGTACGGGCCATGGAGAGCATGCGCGGCGCCTACGCGGACCACGTCGAGTTCTGCGTGCTGACCGGCAACGAGGCGCGCGGCCTGGAACTGCTCGCGGAGCGGCCGGCCTACTTCACGGACACCGGGCATCCGCGCAGCAAGCTGGAGTTCATGGCGGTCGTGGCCCTGCTCATGGACCGCCTTTCCGGGCTGGGGCTGTCCGAGGAGCGGGTTCCGGGGCCGGCGGGCCGCGACTGGACCGCCGGTGAACTGGCCGCACACGCGCGTGCGCAGGCCCTCGCGCTGGCGGCGGGCTTCGACGGGCGCAACGGCACGGACCACGTCAGCGAGCGGGCACGCGCGCGTATGGAACAGCGGCCACTGGTGGAGCGGCTGCCGCTGGGGGTGCGTACGGCTGCCCGGCCGCAGGCGGTTGCGATGCCCGTATCGGCTGCGGCCGCCGCACCCGACGGTTCCGAGGGGGCCGACGCGCAGGCCGACCTGCCCGCGCTGCTCGCCGCGGCACGGCGGCTGTCGGACACCCTGCAACCCAACGCCATCGAGGCCTGGGCGGCCGTCTCCCGCGCCGCCGAGGGCGTCGAACTGCACGCCCTCGACCGCGCGGAGATCGCCGACCACCGGGCGATGGACCTGGGCCCCGAGGGCATCCCCCTCTTCGAGGAGGCCGCCGAGCTGTACGCGGCGGCGGGCGACCCCGGGGAGGCGCTGGCGGCACGCGCGCGTGGAGCGTACGTAAGCGCTCTCGCCGGCGAGGTGGCGCAGGCCCTCACCGCGGTCGCCGGCCTGTACGACCGGGTTCTCGCGCTGTACGCCGAGGACGGCACGGGCGTACGTCAGACGGCGGCCGTGCTGATGAGCCGGGCGCGGATTCTGATGCGGCGGGTGCACGGGGCGCAGGACGCGGTGCCGGAGGCTGTGCTCGCCGACGCGGAAACCGCCGCCCGTGAGGTGCTCGCGCTCGTCGACGGGCGGGCCGGGGACGACGACGTACGGCTTGCCTCGCGGGCCGCGGAGGCGCAGGCGATGCTCGCGGAGCTGGCGGCGCTCACCGGGGACGTGGAGGGGGCCGCGGAGCTGTTCGCGCGGGCTTCGGCGGAGTTCATCGGGGCCGGGCTGCCGTGGTTCGCGGTGGAGTACGAGGCCCGGCTGGCCGGGCTCGCGCACCATCTCGGCGACACCACGGAGGCCGAGCGGGCGCTGCGGGCGGCCCTGGAGCACGGCGGGCCGCATCTGGAGGCGCCGGGGCGGGCCCAGCTGCATCTTCAGCTGGCCGAGGTGCTCGGCGGCCGGGGCCTGTCCGAGGAGGCCGCCGAACACGCCCTGGAAGCGGCGCACTGGGCCGACGAGGCGGGCGAGAGCCGGACGCTGGGCGCCTGGGCACGGCAGCAGCTGGGCGGGTTCCTGCTGCGGCAGGGACGGTTCGCCGAGGCCGCCGAGGTGCTGGAGTCGGCGCTGCACGACCTGAGCGCCGAGACGCACGGCGACGGCGCGGTCGTCCAGACACAGTGGTGGCTGGGCGACTGCCTGAGCGAGCTCGGCGAGCACCGCGAGGCGGCCGAACGCCGGTTGCAGGCGGCCGAGATCGCCCGGCACTGGCCCGAGCAGCACGACCACGCCACGCTGGCCCACCTCGCCGCCGAGTCCCTCGGCCACGCGGGCCTGCACGCCGAGGCGGACCAGGCGTACGCGCGCGCGGGTGCGCTGTGGCGCACCCTCGGCAATGTGCACGGCCTGGTCCGCTCCCTGCGTGCCCGCGCGTGGCTGGCGCTGCGGGTGGAGGACGTGGAGGGCAGGGCGGACACGGCGTCCGAGTTGATGGCGAGCGCGGTCCGGGAGTGCAGGGCGGCGCTGGAGGCGGTCGACGACGACGCGGCGCGCGAACGCCTGGTCGCCGAACTCGGCCACACCCACCGGCAGTTCGGTGACCTGCTCGCCCGTTCGGCCACGGAGGACGCCGAGGACGAGTCGATCCGGACCGCGCTGGAAGAGGCCCTGTCCCAAGTGACCCGGGCCATCGCGGTGTTCGTCTCCCTCGGCGAGGACGCCCTGCACGACCGCACCGGCGCCGAACTCGCCGCGGGCTGGCTGGAGGCCGACCTGAGCCGCCCGTCCGAGGCCGCGGCACGCGCGCGTGCGGTGCTGGTGGCGTACGACGGCCACGACGAGGACGACGAGGCGGCGCAGGAGCGGCGGGCGGAGGCCGGGCAGATGCTCCAGGTGGTGCTGGAGCAGGCCGACGCGGAGCAGGCCGACGCGGAGCAGGCCGACGCGGAGCAGGACACGGCGTAGCTCACGGCCGGGGCGGAGCCTTTCGGCCTGGCGCTACTCCACGCCGATGAGCAGCAGCGCCCCCTGCCGCCCGCCGCGGTACACCACGGTGTCGACGGCGAGGTACGACTCGCGCACGCGTGCTTCGAGGCGCTCGGCGATCGTCTCGGGCGCCTCGTCGCCGAGGACGAGGGTGACGAGTTCACCGCCGGCCGAGAGCATGCGGTCGAGGACCGTCTCGGCGGTGGCGGTGACGTCCGTCCCGATCACGGCCACGTCCCCGTCGATGAGGCCGAGGACGTCGCCGGCCTGGCAGATGCCGGCCATGGTCCAGGACTGGCGCTCGGCGACGGCGACCTCGGCATAGCGGGTGGCACCGGCCGCCGAGGTCATCGACACGACGTCCTCGTCGAAGCGGCGGTCCGGCTCGTGCACGGCGAGCGCCGCGATGCCCTGGACCGCGGAGCGGGTGGGGATCAGCGCCACGCGGATGCCGTCCGTGCGGGCCTGCTCGGCCGCCGCGGCCGCGGTGTGGCGCAGCTCGGCGTCGTTGGGCAGCAGCACGACCTCACGCGCGTGGGCACGCCGTACGGCCTGCACGAGCTCCCCGCTCGCCGGCGGCTCCCCCGGGCGCGCGAGGACAGTGGTCGCGCCGGCCTCGCTGTACAGCCCGGCCAGGCCCTCGCCGGGCACGACGGCGACGACGGCACGCTGGGCCCGCTCCCGGGGCGGCCGCTCGGCGCCGGTGGTGTGCACGTCCCCGGCACCGAAGTGGGTGATCCGGATCCGGTACGGCCGCCCCGCCTCGACTCCGGCCTCCACGGCGGCGCCGGCGTCGTCGACGTGTACATGCACGTTCCACAGCCCGTCACCGCCGACGATCACAAGGGAGTCCCCGAGGGCGTCGAGCCGCCCCCGCAGCCGCGCCACGGCCGCGTCCTCGGCCTCCAGCAGGTAGATCACCTCGAACGCGGGCGCGCCCGCCGCAACGGCGTCGGTGCAGTCCTCGACGTCGGTGAGGAGGGTCTCGTCACCTGGTGAACCGCCCTCCACGCGCGCGTGCGCCAAGGAGACCTGGTGGACCACCGGGGCCGCCGCCTCCCCCGTGAAGGTCTCCACCAGCGCGCCCAGCACCGCCAGCAGGCCCCGTCCGCCGGCGTCGACGACCCCCGCGCGCCGCAGGACCGCCAGTTGCCCGGGCGTCTCGGCCAGCGCCACGCACGCACCCTCGTAGGCCGCCCGCGCGACGGCCCCGCAGTCGTCGTGCGCGGCCCCGCCGGCCGCGTCGGCGGCTGCCGAGGCGACCGTGAGGACGGTCCCCTCGACGGGGTGGGCCACGGCCTGGCGGGCCGAGTCCGCGGCCTGCCGCAGGGCGAGGCGGAGGCCGCTGCCGTCGGTGTGAGCCGTCTCTCCCTCGGCGGCGAGCACCTGAGCCATGCCACGCAGCAGCTGGGCGAGGATCGTCCCGGAGTTCCCCCGGGCCCCGATCAGGGCCCCGTGCGCCATCGCGCGGGCGGCGTCGGCCAGGGTGGGCTTGCCCACGTCGTACGCGGCGAACACGGCCTCGACCGCCGCGACCGCCGACTCCACGGTCAGGTACAGATTCGTCCCGGTGTCCCCGTCGGCCACGGGGTAGACGTTGATCGCGTCGATCTCTTCACGCGCCCGACCGAGTGACTCCAGCGCGAGGCCGCACCAGGTGCGCACCGCGAGAGCATCGAAGAATGTCTGCGGCACCTGCGCCACCTGCGCCTCCTTGAGCTGCCGACCGTGGCACGCAGCGTAGACCCAGGGCCGGTGCGCACCGGACGTGGGCCGGGAGCGGGCTCCTGAGCAGCCATGGTAGTTTCGTTGGACTGGCGCAGTCGTTGTATGCTGCTCCGGTTGCCCGATGAAAATCGGGCCGTTCCCCTGGCAGCGCCACTCAGATCTCTGATCCTAGATCTCGATCCCGGCATGCCGGGATTATCCGTAAGAGCATCTGAAGTCTTTGGAGTGACCCGTGGCTGCCAACTGCGACGTCTGCGGCAAGGGGCCGGGCTTCGGCAACAACATCTCGCACTCGCACCGCCGTACGTCCCGTCGCTGGAACCCGAACATCCAGCGCGTCCGTACCGTGGTCGGCGGGACGCCGAAGCGCGTGAACGCCTGCACCTCGTGCATCAAGGCCGGCAAGGTCTCGCGCTGACGCCAACAGCTGAGCGCGCGGCCACTGCTGGTTCGCTGCAGAAAGCCGGTCCACCTCTGGTGGACCGGCTTTTCGCTGTGCCCGAGTGACTGCCAGGGCGGCTACGCCCCCTCGCGGAACCGCCACCCGTGATCCACCGGCCCGATCCCCTCGCCGAGCGCGAACCCGGCCTTGATCGCCCCGGTGACGTACTCCTTGGCCGCCGCCACCGCCTCCGGCACGAGCAGCCCCTTCCCGAGCCCTGAGGCGATCGCGGAGGCGAGCGTGCACCCCGTGCCATGGGTGTGCCGGTTGTCGTACCGGGGTGCCCGCAGCCAGTGCTCCTCGGAGCCGTCGGTCAGCAGATCCACGGCGTCCCCGGAGAGATGACCGCCCTTGATCAGCACCCAGCGCGGCCCGTACGCCAGCACGGCCGCCGCGGCCCGCCTGAGGTCGTCCTCCGCCTCGACGTGCACGCCGGTGAGTTGGGCAACCTCGTCGAGGTTCGGGGTCGCCACCGTCGCCACCGGCAGCAGCTTCGTGCGTACGGAATCCAGCGCGGACGCCGCCAGCAGCGAGTCGCCGTGCTTGGACACGCCCACCGGGTCGATCACGGCCGGCACGTCGGTGCCGCCGATCAATTCGGCCACCGTCTCGACGAGTTCGGCCGACGCGAGCATGCCCGTCTTGACCGCCTGTACGCCGATGTCGTCGACGACGCTGCGGTACTGGGCCCGTACCGCCTCCACGGGCAGTTCCCAAGCGCCCTGCACACCAAGGGAGTTCTGGGCGGTGACAGCGGTGATCACGCTCATGCCGTGCACACCGAGCGCGAGCATCGTCTTCAGGTCGGCCTGGATGCCCGCGCCGCCGCCGGAGTCGGAGCCCGCCACCGTAAGGACGTTGGGGATCATGACTCGATGTCCCCTCCGAAGTGGTCCCAGCCGCCCTTGCGGGTCCACGGTGCCCCGTCCACCGTCACCTGGGGCAGCGCCGAGGGGTTGAGGACCTCGCCGATGACCTTCCAGCGGGCCGGCAGCTTCACGTCCGGCGGGAAGGTCGCCACGATCGCGTGGTCCTCTCCCCCGGTCAGCACCCACTGCATGGGGTCCACGCCGACGGCCTGCCCGATGTCGTTCATCTGGGAGGGGATGTCGATCGCGCCGGAGCGGATGTCGATACGGACCTTGCTGGCCTCGGCGATGTGCCCGAGGTCGGCGATCAGCCCGTCGCTCACGTCGCACATCGCGGTGGCACCGAGCCCGGCGGCGGCCGGACCCGCGTGATACGGCGGCTCGGGGCGCCGGTGTGCCTCGACGAAGGCGCGCGGCGAGCGGAAACCGCGGGCGAGCACGGCGTATCCGGCCGCGGACCAGCCCAGCCAGCCCGTCACGGCGACGAGGTCGCCGGGCTGTGCGCCTGCCCGCGTCACGGGCTCCTGGTTGCGCAGATCGCCGAGCGCGGTGATCGACACCATGATCGTGTCGCCCCGTACGACGTCCCCGCCGACCACGGAGGCACCCGCGACCTGGCACTCGTCGCGCAGGCCGTCCATCAGCTCGGTCGGCCAGGTCACCGGGAGTTCGGCGGGGACCACCAGGCCGAGCAGCAGCGCCGTCGGCACCGCGCCCATGGCGGCGATGTCCGCGAGGTTCTGCGCGGCGGCCTTGCGGCCCACGTCGTACGCCGTGGACCAGTCGCGGCGGAAGTGCCGCCCCTCCAGCAGGATGTCGGTGCTGGCGACCACCCTGCGGTCGGGCGCGGCCACCACCGCGGCGTCGTCGCCGGGGCCGACCCGGACCGCCGGGGTGGTGGTGAGACGGGAGGTGAGCTCCCTGATGAGCCCGAACTCGCCGAGTTCACCAACAGTGCCCTTCATTGCCCTTACGCCCCTTCTGTCCCTGTCCGCACCCGGTCGCGCGTCACTACTGTCCTCGCTACGGTCGACGTGTACGTCAACTTCTGTCGTGCCTGCACCCCGGCGCGCAAGCCCCGGCCACCGCAGGTCTCCCCGCGGCGAGCGGCGACGCGATACCGTGGCGTTCCTTTTCCCCACATGATCCTCGTGGCCGCCCTGGAGGTTCCGTGGTACAGGCGTACATCCTGATCCAGACGGAGGTCGGCAAAGCGTCGACCGTCGCCGAGACGATCAGCAAGATCCCTGGAGTCATCCAGGCCGAGGACGTCACAGGACCGTACGACGTCATCGTGCGCGCCCAAGCCGACACCGTCGACGCGCTGGGCCGCCTGGTGGTCGCCAAGGTCCAGCAAGTGGACGGCATCACCCGCACCCTGACCTGCCCGGTCGTACATCTGTAGCCCCCGTCTACCCTTGGCCGGTGAACTCTTTCCGTCACCGGCCCATTTCTGTCCTCGGGCTGCCCGCGCTCGTCCTGCTGATCACCGCAGCGGGCTGCTCATCAGCAGACGGCAGCGCGTCGGCGGCGGTTCCCAGCCCCGGCGCGAAGGCCGCGCAACTGTGCCGGAACCTCGACAAGGTGCTGCCGGCCAAGGTGGACGGTGAGAGCCGTGAGGACCCCTCGCCCGCGTCCGCGCTGACCGCGGGATGGGGGGACTCGGCGATCATACTGCGGTGCGGTGTACCGCAACCGCCGAAGATGGTCGATCCGAAGGTGGCCGAGGGCCGGGATCCGGACGCGGTGGCCGGTGGCGTGGAAGACGTCAAGTGGCTGATGGAGAAGCAGGACGGCGGCGGGTACCGGTTCACGACCGCCAGTCGCCTCGCGTATGTCGAGGTCAGCGTGGTGAAGGGCCGGGACAGCTCGGGTGTGCTGATCGACCTGGCCCCGGCTGTCAAGAAGGCGATCCCCGAGGGGATCGCCAACTGAAGCGTACGGGCCTGGAGGGAAAGGACCGGAACCGTCCGGCTCCTACCGAAGCCCCGTCGGCCTGCGCAGTGCCGCCTCGATCAGGCGGTCCACCAGGTCCGGGTAGCTGATCCCGCTCGCCTGCCACATCTGCGGGTACATCGAGATCGGCGTGAAACCGGGCATCGTGTTGATCTCGTTGATCACGAACTCCCCGTCCTCGGTGAGGAAGAAGTCCGCCCGCACCAGCCCCTCGCACGAAGCCGCCTCGAAGGCGTCCACCGCCAGGCGCTGGACCTCCGCCGTCTCCTGCGGCGTCAGGGGCGCCGGCACGATGCCGGGCGTCGAGTCGATGTACTTGGCCTCGAAGTCGTAGTACGCGTGCGCGTCCGGCGGCGGGATCTCCGCGGGGACGGAGGCGCGCGGGCCGTCCTCGAACTCCAGCACCCCGCACTCGATCTCACGGCCGCGCAGTGCCGCCTCGACGAGGATCTTCGGGTCGTGCCGCTGGGCCTCGGCGATCGCCTCGTCCAGGCCGGACAGGTCCTCGACCTTGGTGATGCCGATCGACGAACCCGCGCGCGCGGGCTTCACGAAGAGCGGCCAGCCGTGGTCGCCGGCGAGGTCGATGATCTTCTTGCGGGCGGCGGACTCGTCCCGCTCCCACTCGCGGGGCCGGATCACCACATACGGGCCCACCTTGAGCCCGAACGAGGTGAACACCCGCTTCATGTACTCCTTGTCCTGGCCGACGGCCGAGGCGAGCACTCCCGCACCCACGTACGGCACGCCGGACAGCTCCAGGAGGCCCTGGAGGGTC comes from the Streptomyces sp. NBC_00443 genome and includes:
- a CDS encoding tetratricopeptide repeat protein, which produces MSDVTDFDSLRRAMAENAEEPEGPARNARAEQLLAEAEKLGIPLAVIEALGHQLKVYNYSSEKDKMFVPFARLLRMWDERPEDFDEYETHSLHWVFKWMSSGMLDQPHVPLASIEKWLGEMEHRYRLAGHSERAVRSAEFSVAAHVGDVARAARAYGAWLAADRDSMADCHACELHGQGWWQAEQGRDTEALELWAPVLEGEYACAHEPHTVLASSLAPLLRLGHVDEARANHLRGFRLVRAMESMRGAYADHVEFCVLTGNEARGLELLAERPAYFTDTGHPRSKLEFMAVVALLMDRLSGLGLSEERVPGPAGRDWTAGELAAHARAQALALAAGFDGRNGTDHVSERARARMEQRPLVERLPLGVRTAARPQAVAMPVSAAAAAPDGSEGADAQADLPALLAAARRLSDTLQPNAIEAWAAVSRAAEGVELHALDRAEIADHRAMDLGPEGIPLFEEAAELYAAAGDPGEALAARARGAYVSALAGEVAQALTAVAGLYDRVLALYAEDGTGVRQTAAVLMSRARILMRRVHGAQDAVPEAVLADAETAAREVLALVDGRAGDDDVRLASRAAEAQAMLAELAALTGDVEGAAELFARASAEFIGAGLPWFAVEYEARLAGLAHHLGDTTEAERALRAALEHGGPHLEAPGRAQLHLQLAEVLGGRGLSEEAAEHALEAAHWADEAGESRTLGAWARQQLGGFLLRQGRFAEAAEVLESALHDLSAETHGDGAVVQTQWWLGDCLSELGEHREAAERRLQAAEIARHWPEQHDHATLAHLAAESLGHAGLHAEADQAYARAGALWRTLGNVHGLVRSLRARAWLALRVEDVEGRADTASELMASAVRECRAALEAVDDDAARERLVAELGHTHRQFGDLLARSATEDAEDESIRTALEEALSQVTRAIAVFVSLGEDALHDRTGAELAAGWLEADLSRPSEAAARARAVLVAYDGHDEDDEAAQERRAEAGQMLQVVLEQADAEQADAEQADAEQDTA
- a CDS encoding DAK2 domain-containing protein, translated to MAQVPQTFFDALAVRTWCGLALESLGRAREEIDAINVYPVADGDTGTNLYLTVESAVAAVEAVFAAYDVGKPTLADAARAMAHGALIGARGNSGTILAQLLRGMAQVLAAEGETAHTDGSGLRLALRQAADSARQAVAHPVEGTVLTVASAAADAAGGAAHDDCGAVARAAYEGACVALAETPGQLAVLRRAGVVDAGGRGLLAVLGALVETFTGEAAAPVVHQVSLAHARVEGGSPGDETLLTDVEDCTDAVAAGAPAFEVIYLLEAEDAAVARLRGRLDALGDSLVIVGGDGLWNVHVHVDDAGAAVEAGVEAGRPYRIRITHFGAGDVHTTGAERPPRERAQRAVVAVVPGEGLAGLYSEAGATTVLARPGEPPASGELVQAVRRAHAREVVLLPNDAELRHTAAAAAEQARTDGIRVALIPTRSAVQGIAALAVHEPDRRFDEDVVSMTSAAGATRYAEVAVAERQSWTMAGICQAGDVLGLIDGDVAVIGTDVTATAETVLDRMLSAGGELVTLVLGDEAPETIAERLEARVRESYLAVDTVVYRGGRQGALLLIGVE
- the rpmB gene encoding 50S ribosomal protein L28, coding for MAANCDVCGKGPGFGNNISHSHRRTSRRWNPNIQRVRTVVGGTPKRVNACTSCIKAGKVSR
- the thiD gene encoding bifunctional hydroxymethylpyrimidine kinase/phosphomethylpyrimidine kinase, with protein sequence MIPNVLTVAGSDSGGGAGIQADLKTMLALGVHGMSVITAVTAQNSLGVQGAWELPVEAVRAQYRSVVDDIGVQAVKTGMLASAELVETVAELIGGTDVPAVIDPVGVSKHGDSLLAASALDSVRTKLLPVATVATPNLDEVAQLTGVHVEAEDDLRRAAAAVLAYGPRWVLIKGGHLSGDAVDLLTDGSEEHWLRAPRYDNRHTHGTGCTLASAIASGLGKGLLVPEAVAAAKEYVTGAIKAGFALGEGIGPVDHGWRFREGA
- a CDS encoding thiamine-phosphate kinase, translating into MKGTVGELGEFGLIRELTSRLTTTPAVRVGPGDDAAVVAAPDRRVVASTDILLEGRHFRRDWSTAYDVGRKAAAQNLADIAAMGAVPTALLLGLVVPAELPVTWPTELMDGLRDECQVAGASVVGGDVVRGDTIMVSITALGDLRNQEPVTRAGAQPGDLVAVTGWLGWSAAGYAVLARGFRSPRAFVEAHRRPEPPYHAGPAAAGLGATAMCDVSDGLIADLGHIAEASKVRIDIRSGAIDIPSQMNDIGQAVGVDPMQWVLTGGEDHAIVATFPPDVKLPARWKVIGEVLNPSALPQVTVDGAPWTRKGGWDHFGGDIES
- a CDS encoding Lrp/AsnC family transcriptional regulator gives rise to the protein MVQAYILIQTEVGKASTVAETISKIPGVIQAEDVTGPYDVIVRAQADTVDALGRLVVAKVQQVDGITRTLTCPVVHL
- a CDS encoding DUF3515 domain-containing protein, producing MNSFRHRPISVLGLPALVLLITAAGCSSADGSASAAVPSPGAKAAQLCRNLDKVLPAKVDGESREDPSPASALTAGWGDSAIILRCGVPQPPKMVDPKVAEGRDPDAVAGGVEDVKWLMEKQDGGGYRFTTASRLAYVEVSVVKGRDSSGVLIDLAPAVKKAIPEGIAN
- a CDS encoding D-alanine--D-alanine ligase family protein, with the protein product MSTENLSQSPDQQPRKPRVAVVFGGRSSEHGISMVTAGAVLRAIDRTKYDVLPIGITQSGRWVLTADEPERMAITERRTPNVEELAESSEGGVVLPVDPASREVVYTEPGSVPKALGEIDVVFPVLHGPYGEDGTLQGLLELSGVPYVGAGVLASAVGQDKEYMKRVFTSFGLKVGPYVVIRPREWERDESAARKKIIDLAGDHGWPLFVKPARAGSSIGITKVEDLSGLDEAIAEAQRHDPKILVEAALRGREIECGVLEFEDGPRASVPAEIPPPDAHAYYDFEAKYIDSTPGIVPAPLTPQETAEVQRLAVDAFEAASCEGLVRADFFLTEDGEFVINEINTMPGFTPISMYPQMWQASGISYPDLVDRLIEAALRRPTGLR